The genomic region AGGCTTTCCGCCCCCTTAACCCCCAACTTTGTAAACTTTACAAGAACGTAGATAATCCGAGGGAATACTTAATATACAGTGAGTGGAAGGACTTAGATTCATTTAGAAAGTTCATGCTAAGCAGGGAATTTAAGAACACTACCGATTACGGAAAGCAGATAATAGAAGGAAGACCTTACCACAGAATATTCCAAGAAATAAACGCGTAAAAGTCATTTATCTTTTTTCTTTTATTATATAATAATTTTACCCTTAATATATTGATTAATATAGATTATAATTAAAATAACGATTTTTTAGAAGATTTTATAAATTCTATGTATAATGTTAAATTATGAATCAAGAAGAAGCTTTAATTTTCTCTTCAATTAGTTTAGTGCTTAGCATCATTTTAAGTTACTTATCTTGGAGAAGATATGAGAGAAGCAAAAGCCTAATGTGGTTTTTCTGGTTTTTAGGATTTGTTTTTTATTTTATTGCAGCCCTAGAGCAGGAAATATTTGCCATAGGATACTGTAACTACCCCTTGGCCGCGATTTACATGTTTATTGTTGCAGAGCTTGTGTTAGTTTTATCGCTGGGATCTGTGCAACAAGTTCCGGAAAAGTGGAAGAAAATATATTATTACTACTCTGCCTTTGCCACAGCAGTACTAATAATTACCATAGTGTATAAACCGTTTACCATCGTAGTAAATTATGCACCAACAAATTTCCCTGCATTACCTGCAGGTGCTTCATCGATGGTGACAATTCCTGCATCTGGACTAATATTATTCTTGGCCGCTAGAGCTTTACTGTTTAAGGGTAATAAAGCAAAGATGATCTCTACTATTTTAGCAATAGTTATACTTGGCTTTGGAGGAATGCTTTCTGCCAGCGGATTTGTTCTAGCTCTCTATTTATCCCAGATTTTTGGCATGTCTCTATTCCTTTATGGCATTAGTTAATAAAAATAACATTTTTTACCATCCAATCTTCACAGAACTTAAATTCTTAAAATTAGATGACAGTATATGAATAAAAAAGATTTAGGATGGTTAATAGGTGGTATAGCTGGAGGAGTCGGTTACATAATAGGTACTTTCTATATGATATTCTTTAGGAGAGATGAATATAGGTGGTTAGGTTTACTTTACTTAATAGGTCCAGTAGGTTCCGTTTTGATGTATTATATGACGAGAAAGGAAAACAAGGAATTGGCTAGAATGTCTCTACTTTTGTTATTGGGCTTTGCAATATGGGTTATTATTGCACTGCCTCTAAATATAGATCCGTTCTACCAATATTTCGGATATATACATGGATGGATTGGAGATTAATGCTTTTTAAATAAAATCGTGTAATATCAAATGCGGAAATTAAAGTAACCTTTATATATTGAATGTGTAAGATTTACTAGATGAGATTCGATATCGAAATTTATTTAATTACTTCTACACTCGTTTCAGCATTTACCTTTATTTACATTACTTCTACACTCTTGTTTTCTTTGATAAAAAAAAGTAAAAGTTCTCTCCCTCTGGAAGTTTCCGAGAATGTTACAGCAGTTATTCCAGTCTACAAGGAGGATGTTAAACTATTTAGAAAGGTTATACAATCCGTGAAAAGGGAGAAAATCTCATTCATAGTTGTAGGAGATGGAGTCACTGAACCTTACAAATCTATAGTTGAGAGTGAAGGCGGAATATTTATAAGTATAAAGAAGGGAGGTAAAAGGAAGGCAATAAAAGAAGGAATTAAACTTGTGAATACTCCGTACGTGCTACTCTTGGACAGCGATACGATTTTACCTCAAGGAGGAATTAAAAGACTAATTTCCAGACTTCAAGGTAAAGTTGTTGCAGTCTCTCCAGAAATTAGATTAGTTAGAGGAAAGAGTAGGTTAGCTTACTATTCCTCCGAAGTTGTCCACTTTTTGAGGAGGTTAAGTTATAAAGCCTTATCAATTTTTGGAAGCGTTTTGACACTTAATGGGCAATGCATATTAGCAAAAACCGAGATAATTAAACCTTTTATCTTATCTAAGGAATATGACGAAGTGAGATTATTTCGCTTTTCCACAATTCTTGGAGACGATAGGCAACTAACTAACTACGTGTATAAACTGGGTTTTAAAGCTGAAATAGTTGATGACGTAATAGTAAAAACTAAGGCTCCTGACAGTATCTCAGCTTTCTTTAAGCAATTAATAAGGTGGTATAGGGCTAACAATTTCTTTATGATTAAGGAATTTTTTGACGGCTCCATCTTCAAAAAAGGTACTTTTTACAGTTTTAGTCTAGTATACTGGAATACTTTGCCTATCCTTATTATTATTTCCAACTTAACTTTCATTGAAATTACGCTTAGACATATACTATCTCATCCGAAATTGCTAGACAGAATCATAGAAGATCCAATACACGCATTCTACTTTATCGTGGTAAGGAGAATAGAAAATTTTATGCACTCGTTTTATGTTGATCCTTCATTTATATATAGGCACGTTGACCCATTCTATTTTGAAATATTTATGTTACATAACGTATTTGCTGAACTGTCCTCCCTTGTCAGTAGTATAATGCTCCTAATAGTTTTTGCTCACTTTAGGAAAAACATCAAGGGATTTATCATGGGTTTAGCAGCTTTTCCACTAATGTTCTTTGCTGAAATAATAGCGATGTTTACTATATGGAAGAAAAAGTGGGAAGGTAGGCAATAAGAATGCACGAATTGCCTTTCTGTAGGAGGTCGTTGGAGTATTTAAAGGCCGCAGAAGATTCGCTGAGCGAAGGTCTTTATGACGGCGTTTTATCTCAAATATCTGCAGAACTTTCAATAAAAGCAACAATTTCTTTCCTAGGCTTTCCTGAAACTCACGAATTAAGGAAATTACTTTCTCTCCTATCTTCTCTAGCTATGAAATCCAAGATTTCACAAAAAGAAGGAGAGGAGAATTAATTCTTTTGGAAAACGCTAGAACTAGAGGACAGTACTTATCTGTGGGATTAACTAAGGAGGACGCAGAAGTTTGTTTAAATACTGCAAAGGAAATACTAGAATTAATGAGAAAAATTTGGGGCAATAAGTGGTGTTCGGACTAGAAAGGATAGAATATCTGGAGAGAAACTGGAGGAAAATTGCAGAAGAAGTTCTTAATAGCGCTAAAAAGGTAGTTGATGCAAAAGAGGTCATAGTTTTTGGCTCAGTAATAAAAGCTGACTCCTCCCCGCCTCACAGAGGCGAGGGTTCCTCTGTGAGCGGTTCATCGTTCCCACCATCGATTCGGGATTACATCTCTCATTTGGTGGGCAGTAGGGGTAGCCAGAGAGCCCCCCACTTGAAGAGAGGGAACTTTCATTGCTGAGCTCTAGTCCCTTTGATGAGAGAGATACTGGTTGCTCCTCCCTCAGTCCCATTAAGCCCTCAATCGAGCTGGGGAGGAGCGTCGTTAGCGTCACTAATGAGACTTTTGACAAAG from Acidianus ambivalens harbors:
- a CDS encoding antibiotic biosynthesis monooxygenase family protein, which produces MLSSSPFDERDTGCSSLSPIKPSIELGRSVVSVTNETFDKEVFKLFIRGLSIPALKGEAFRPLNPQLCKLYKNVDNPREYLIYSEWKDLDSFRKFMLSREFKNTTDYGKQIIEGRPYHRIFQEINA
- a CDS encoding glycosyltransferase, yielding MRFDIEIYLITSTLVSAFTFIYITSTLLFSLIKKSKSSLPLEVSENVTAVIPVYKEDVKLFRKVIQSVKREKISFIVVGDGVTEPYKSIVESEGGIFISIKKGGKRKAIKEGIKLVNTPYVLLLDSDTILPQGGIKRLISRLQGKVVAVSPEIRLVRGKSRLAYYSSEVVHFLRRLSYKALSIFGSVLTLNGQCILAKTEIIKPFILSKEYDEVRLFRFSTILGDDRQLTNYVYKLGFKAEIVDDVIVKTKAPDSISAFFKQLIRWYRANNFFMIKEFFDGSIFKKGTFYSFSLVYWNTLPILIIISNLTFIEITLRHILSHPKLLDRIIEDPIHAFYFIVVRRIENFMHSFYVDPSFIYRHVDPFYFEIFMLHNVFAELSSLVSSIMLLIVFAHFRKNIKGFIMGLAAFPLMFFAEIIAMFTIWKKKWEGRQ
- a CDS encoding HEPN domain-containing protein, with the translated sequence MHELPFCRRSLEYLKAAEDSLSEGLYDGVLSQISAELSIKATISFLGFPETHELRKLLSLLSSLAMKSKISQKEGEEN
- a CDS encoding HEPN domain-containing protein, encoding MENARTRGQYLSVGLTKEDAEVCLNTAKEILELMRKIWGNKWCSD